Sequence from the uncultured Draconibacterium sp. genome:
TTGATGATATCGCGTGTTGGTCCTAAAACCACACCCTTACATCCCGCGTAGGTACAACCACGCTGTGTAATAATTCCAGGTATCGTACGAATATTGGCTGCAATCTCCTGATTTTCTTCAGGATCGTTGATTACCATTGCCTTAGACCGTTTTTTTGCTACTTTCCGGGGATATTTTGCCAGCATCTCCTCCTTCAGTTGAGAAGGATCCGGCAATCCGTTTGTATAATCTTTTTTATTTGGCATAATTTTGTCTTTTTAATTAAAGGATTGTCGTTCCTGTTTCGCCGGTACGAACCCGGTAGGTATCATCCAACGGAAGAACAAATATTTTTCCGTCGCCGGGAGCAGGAGTCTGATTAACTTCGATAATCGTATCAACTGTTAACTGAACATTGTGGTCGGAAACCGCAATATTTAGTACACGCTGTGGTCTCAGCCGGGGTTCTTTTCCAAGATGGGCAAGTGCTTCAGGCATGTCCTGTTTTGCACCTTCCATAACCTGTGCATCCCAAAAGCCTTTTCCGCGTCCAAAAACTTTTCCGGTTGCCGTCATCGATGTGATGCCGGCTGCGGTAAGAGCCCTTTTCGTTGCATTCATTTTATCAATCCGGATAATAGCCAATATCATCTTCATAGTCGTCTGATTTTAGGATTATAATTCTTTTGTTCCTCGGCTGATTGTGTAGGCCTCGTCTACCGAGGTTACAAATATTTTCCCATCACCAAATGCACCTTTGGGTTCCGAGCGGGCAGCTTCCATAATGGTGCTGATAGCGAAATCTTTGTCCTCGTCTTTAATTACCATGATCAACATCTCTTTAGGAAGTTCATCGTAAGTAACATCGCCGATTTTAATACCGCGCTGTTTACCGCGACCCACTACCGGGATCTTTGTAACGGCAATGTATCCTGCTTCAAACAGGGCTTTTAATACTTTACTTGATTTCTCTGGGCGTATAATAGCTCTTATCATTAACATAACTACAAAATTTTTAATGGGTTTATACTATGAATTAGTTGGCAATACCGAAATCGATCAATAACTTCTCTAACTCTTCGATTTCCAGTGGCTCAGGAATTACGAATAATTCGTTTTCGTCAATAGCTTTGGCCAAGGCTCTGTATTCATCTGCCTGAGGATGTTCAGGTTTGAATTCAATAACTGTTTTACGGTTAATCTCTGCTTGCTGAACCATGTTATCGCGAGGAACGAAGTGAATCATTTGAGTTCCAATTGCGCTTGCCAATTGCTCGATCATTTCCTTCTCGTTTTCAACCTTACGTGAGTTACAGATAAGACCTCCTAAGCGCACGGTACCTGTTTGAGCGTACTTTTTAATACCTTTACAGATGTTGTTGGCAGCATACATTGCCATCATCTCACCAGATACTACAATGTAAATCTCTTCAGCTTTTCCATCACGGATAGGCATTGCGAAACCTCCACATACAACGTCACCAAGTACATCGTAGAAAGTATAATCAGTTTCGAATTTTTCATCCCATGCACCTAATTGCTCCAACATATTAATTGAAGTAATGATACCACGACCGGCACATCCTACACCTGGCTCAGGACCACCTGATTCAACACAACGAGTACCGCCATATCCTTCTTTGATGATGTCATCTAATTCAACATCTTCACCTTCTTCACGTAGTGTATCCAGAACGGTTTTTTGTGCCAAACCACCAAGTAACAAACGAGTAGAGTCTGCTTTAGGGTCGCAACCTACTACAATTACATTTTTACCCATCTCTACCAAACCAGCTACTGTGTTCTGTGTTGTGGTTGATTTACCAATTCCACCTTTACCATAAATTGCAATCTTTCTCATGATTCTTGTATTTTAAAGTTTAAATCGTTTGATTCCTAATATGCCAGAGTTGTGCCAAAAAGTATGCTTAACAACACATTTTCGAACTTCACCCCATCACAATGCACTGTATTACAAATCCTTAAGATTTATATATTTTATTTATTGCGAAGTGTTTTAGAATGAAAGTCCTACATATTTG
This genomic interval carries:
- a CDS encoding P-II family nitrogen regulator, which gives rise to MKMILAIIRIDKMNATKRALTAAGITSMTATGKVFGRGKGFWDAQVMEGAKQDMPEALAHLGKEPRLRPQRVLNIAVSDHNVQLTVDTIIEVNQTPAPGDGKIFVLPLDDTYRVRTGETGTTIL
- a CDS encoding P-II family nitrogen regulator, with the protein product MLMIRAIIRPEKSSKVLKALFEAGYIAVTKIPVVGRGKQRGIKIGDVTYDELPKEMLIMVIKDEDKDFAISTIMEAARSEPKGAFGDGKIFVTSVDEAYTISRGTKEL
- the nifH gene encoding nitrogenase iron protein; this translates as MRKIAIYGKGGIGKSTTTQNTVAGLVEMGKNVIVVGCDPKADSTRLLLGGLAQKTVLDTLREEGEDVELDDIIKEGYGGTRCVESGGPEPGVGCAGRGIITSINMLEQLGAWDEKFETDYTFYDVLGDVVCGGFAMPIRDGKAEEIYIVVSGEMMAMYAANNICKGIKKYAQTGTVRLGGLICNSRKVENEKEMIEQLASAIGTQMIHFVPRDNMVQQAEINRKTVIEFKPEHPQADEYRALAKAIDENELFVIPEPLEIEELEKLLIDFGIAN